The stretch of DNA TTCTCTTTGAAGATAGCTTCTTTATTGTAAAGGAACAGGACAAATGAGCATATTTACCTGTGAACTGGTCAGCGACGATCAGCTTTTAGCCGAAGCCCTGAAAGTCCGCCGGGAGGTATTCGTCAATGAACGGGGTATTTCCGAAGAAGAGGAATATGACGGCTACGATGAGCAAGCTCTGCACGTGGTGATAAAGGATGACAGGGACAGGGTAATCGGAACCGCCAGAGTCCGCTTCCTGGACAATCACCGTGCAAAAATAGAGAGGATGGCGGTACTTAAGGCTTTCCGCCGGCAGGGTGTCGGCAGGCTGATAATAGCCTTCCTCGGGGAACTGCTCGCTAACCGGCAGATAGAATATATAATCCTGCACGCTCAGCTATCGGCGGCTGATTTCTACAAGTCATGCGGCTTTGAGGAGCAGGGCGAGATATTCGAGGAGGCGGGCATAAGCCACATTCAAATGTGGAAACGGCTTTGATGTTCCCCGGAACTATCTTAAAGACCCATTATTCCAGACTCATTTGAGCATTATTATCGAGCAACAGGAGCCAGAACTTGACAAATCGCCAAATAGATGCTACATTCGAGCACAAACATACGTAATGACCCGAATTATCTCATTTCAAAAGGAATGAACGTTCGCCGGGAGGTATGAAATAGAGCAATAGACCGGCTACACCGAAATCTTGAACAGGAGGTAGGAATATGAGGGAAACTGACTTCAAGCCGGGGGACTTACTTTAGAACTATCCGTCAGAAAAAGAGGAATTTGGGGAGGAAAAGAGATGAAAAGCAAGTTTGTCTGGTTGGTAGTAAGTAGCTTGATGGTGCTGTCCCTGCTACTGGCATCCTGTGCTCCGGCAGCGCCAACAGCACCGGCCACACCAACAGCACCGACCGCGCCAACGACCCCGACCACACCGACGACACCAACTACGCCGACAACCACACCATCAGGTCCAGAGACGGCACAGGTCAGCCTGACCAAGCTGAACGGGACGACGGTGCAAAAGCAAATGGAAAAACCCCAATACGGTGGTACCTACACTACCGTTCCACAGAAGGGGCCCAAAAGCTTTGATCCGCTATTGATGAGCATCAGCACCTCTCTCTGGAACCAGACCAATGAGCGGGTAATCGGTTATGACTGGACAAGAGGGCCAACCGGCACTGGGGAAGCCCTGTATAATATCTCGGTTGACGGCCTGACCTTTCAGACCGGTCATCTCGCCGAGAGCTGGGAGACGCCGGATGATACCACGGTGGTGATCCACCTCCGTAAAGGGGTCCATTTCGCTCTTGACCCGCAGAGCGAGGCCAGCCGGCTGGTAGGTGGCCGTGAGCTGACCGCTGATGACGTGGTCTATACCTGGACACGGGAGTTCTCTGACATGCCTAAAAACTACTGGGTCGCCCGGATACTGCCTGATGAGCGGCCGGTATCGGTGACGGCCCCGGATAAATACACGGTGGTCGTCAAGTCTAACCCGGGGTATCTCGGTACTGTAATATCCCAGGTAGTCACCTGGATGCCGATTTACGCGCACGAGCCGGTCGATAAGTACGGCGACCTCCGTGAATGGCAGCACATGGTCGGTAGCGGGCCGTTCATGCTGAGAGACTATGTTGAGTCAAGCACCGCTAGTTATGTCCGCAATCCAAACTACTGGGAGCATGATCCCTTCTTCACGGATAATCAGCTCCCCTACGTTGACGAGGTGAAGTACCTCTTCATCACCGATCCATCGACGATAATGGCCGGCCTCCGTACCGGCAAGATCGATTCCCTCTACCAGAAGACGATGATCAGCCCGGATGACAAGAAAAGCCTAGCAGCCACCAACCCCCAGATGAATTTCAAGCAGGTCGGAGAAATTAATCAAGCCCTTCACCTGGTGGTAAACAACCCGGAGCTACCCTGGTATGACCTCAAGGTACGGCGGGCGCTACAGATGGCGGTGGACCGTGAGGCGATCGCCCGGGAATACTACGTTGGTGATGCTGATGTGATGGGAGGACCGATCCTGCAAACCGAGTTCCCGGAGATGTTCACTCCGCTTGAAGAACAATCGGATGAGGTCAAGGAGATGTATACCTATGATCCGGAAAAGGCCAGGCAGCTTCTGGCAGAGGCCGGCTACCCTGCCGGCTTCAAGATGACCGTGGACACCTCCACCGAGTTCGACGTCGACCTGCTATCTGTAGTCAAGTACTACTTCGCGCAAATCGGGGTCGACCTTCAGATCGCGGTGCATGAAGTGGTTACCTTCACCTCGATGAAGGACGGTAGAACTGTCATGGAAGCAGGCTGGAGCACATTCGATAATAACGGCCCCTGGGCGTTCCACGAGTGGACGCCGTCAGACCCCGCTGATTTCGGAATGATCGATGATTCATTCCTCATGGAGACGCGTGATAAGGTGCTCCAGGTTTTCATGTTCGATGAACCGCAGGCCTGGCCGTGGATGAAGGAGATGTTCGCCTACACTTTAAATCAGGCCTGGATCGTCCATATGCCGGCGCCCTACCTCTACCTGGCCTGGCAACCCTGGATAAAGGGTTTCAACGGCGAATCGCTTACCGGCCGTGGCCAATACCTTGGTCCGGCCCGCTACCTCTGGATCGATCGGGACTTGAGGCAGCAGATCACCGGAGGGCGGTAGACGGGTTTTCAGGCTGGTAAACAGAAGGGGGTACTTGCGGAAAGTACCCCCTCTCTTGTTCTCCTTTTGCAGGGCCCGAATACCTAGCTGATACCCAGTTCCCGTTCCAGGTCGGCAACCAGTGTCAGGTATTCCTCATGCTTGCCTTCCCCCAGACGCTCCCGTTCAACCTCCTCAAACCGCTCCAGCAACTGCTGCTGATCCGCCGCCGTGAGTGCCTGGTCAGCCATCCGGTAGAGGATATTATCCTCTTTCTCAATATGCTGGCGCAGCAATCCGGCATAGTCCAGCGCATTATCCATTGCTTCCCTCATGGCTCCCTTGTCGCCTGCCGCCAGGCGTTGCGCCGCCTCATCCAGACCTCTCACGTAGCCACGCCCCTCGTCATGCTCCATAAGCATGATGGCTACCGGTCCATCCTGCCTGGGAATTCCGCGCTGCTCCATGGCTGGGAAGAGATTGTCCTCCTCCTTACCATGATGACACCGGTCAG from Dehalococcoidales bacterium encodes:
- a CDS encoding GNAT family N-acetyltransferase, with the translated sequence MSIFTCELVSDDQLLAEALKVRREVFVNERGISEEEEYDGYDEQALHVVIKDDRDRVIGTARVRFLDNHRAKIERMAVLKAFRRQGVGRLIIAFLGELLANRQIEYIILHAQLSAADFYKSCGFEEQGEIFEEAGISHIQMWKRL
- a CDS encoding ABC transporter substrate-binding protein, whose protein sequence is MKSKFVWLVVSSLMVLSLLLASCAPAAPTAPATPTAPTAPTTPTTPTTPTTPTTTPSGPETAQVSLTKLNGTTVQKQMEKPQYGGTYTTVPQKGPKSFDPLLMSISTSLWNQTNERVIGYDWTRGPTGTGEALYNISVDGLTFQTGHLAESWETPDDTTVVIHLRKGVHFALDPQSEASRLVGGRELTADDVVYTWTREFSDMPKNYWVARILPDERPVSVTAPDKYTVVVKSNPGYLGTVISQVVTWMPIYAHEPVDKYGDLREWQHMVGSGPFMLRDYVESSTASYVRNPNYWEHDPFFTDNQLPYVDEVKYLFITDPSTIMAGLRTGKIDSLYQKTMISPDDKKSLAATNPQMNFKQVGEINQALHLVVNNPELPWYDLKVRRALQMAVDREAIAREYYVGDADVMGGPILQTEFPEMFTPLEEQSDEVKEMYTYDPEKARQLLAEAGYPAGFKMTVDTSTEFDVDLLSVVKYYFAQIGVDLQIAVHEVVTFTSMKDGRTVMEAGWSTFDNNGPWAFHEWTPSDPADFGMIDDSFLMETRDKVLQVFMFDEPQAWPWMKEMFAYTLNQAWIVHMPAPYLYLAWQPWIKGFNGESLTGRGQYLGPARYLWIDRDLRQQITGGR
- a CDS encoding hemerythrin domain-containing protein, whose amino-acid sequence is MSATEELKKEHRVIERVLTIIGEADVRESEGKDLPAEFFPKIIDFIRNFADRCHHGKEEDNLFPAMEQRGIPRQDGPVAIMLMEHDEGRGYVRGLDEAAQRLAAGDKGAMREAMDNALDYAGLLRQHIEKEDNILYRMADQALTAADQQQLLERFEEVERERLGEGKHEEYLTLVADLERELGIS